TTTGCAGAAACCTTATAAAATGCAGAACCTTCATTGGGTAAATACGGCTATATGGGGGCATAATTAGTTTCGGGagttaaataatacattattctgCTTATTGACCATGACAGTTATTAATAcattatctaaaaataaatacataaaaacatgaACAAATATTACCTCGGGAGATATTTCCTTGCCGTACCGTATTTGTGTAGCAAAGTGTTGACAGTTCTTTCCAAAGGGATCATACTTTATTTGGGTACCAATCATTTTGTCCATGTCTGCTTTCATCTGCTCAGGACTTCTTGGTTTATTATGTGTGTCCAGTTCTTTGTACACAGAGTAGGCACTTTTTCCAGCCACCTTGTTAAGTTCTTCCTTCACCAATTTAGAAGTAATGGCCAAAGGCTTGCTGTTGGACTCTCCTATATAATAATTGTAATGTTGGTATATGGGCATTACATTAtgagaaaaaaatcaatagaCACTGGGAGAAAGCATCTAGGATATTCAAGTTCTAATGATTCCCAACAAGTTTAAAACATGTAAGTATAACAAATATATCAATTATGCCATAAAAGAAATgagaaaaatcaatacaaaacacAGCATACTGCTATTTAGATCATATAGCTGaagacaaacaaaccaaaacacacgTTCTACCTCCTGAAACGTTGACAACGTAATGTTTTCCATGTTCCTGTCCGTAATAAACCCCCCAGTGATGATAGAGTCCACGGTTAAAGGAGATTATGTCTCCCACATTATATTCCTGGAGATAAAAATACAGACATGGTTATGAGAAGAGACAAGACACTCTTAATACAAAGTGTGGATAATGCATTGTGTGGCCATGAAGAGCTAAACAAGATCAACTAAAAGTTGGAGACAAAGATAGTTGATAGTTGATAGTTGTATATTTGAACACAATTCCTGTATTTCAAGAAAGCATAGTACCATTACTTACCGGGTTTTCCTTAGACATCTTGGCAGTGTCTCTCTGTAGATTAACTGAATAGAAACGAACAGAAATTCAagttttggttttagtttttatgACAGAATTTGTTCAAACAAAATAGGAAGTGCAACTCTCCACCTTAATGTCTCTCCAGAAGCAATTAGGGGGTGATTCACACCAGCTGTTAGTATTACAGTTCAGTTTCTTTCTAATGCAGTTAATgaaataatcatcatcataaacTCACCCCAGTGTAATTCCTTCTTTCCTGAAGCACTGTTATGTTTGTAACATAACGTCAGTCTTTTATATATGCCCTGCTTTTGGGGAAGTTATTGCCCCTTGGGAACTTATTTGCATACAGTCTGACTGCAGAAATACAAAGGAAACCAAAGGAGAATGACAAATGTTTAAGATCAGTTTCGTTACACAACAATGTAGGTTTTGCTCAAGTTCATGCTGAAACTGACAAATGGAGAAAATAAAACGTGTCCAGCAGGTTTCGATGCTTCTATAAATCACCCAGACAGCTGGGAAAATTGTTCAACTGATCCAGTTAAGACAATAACTAGTGTGCTAGCAAGTATAAAGGCTTCCAAAGAAAACATGGTTCAATCATCAAAAataaatcgctgatacagctcgCTACGTTTCCTATATTTAGCTAGTTAATGGGCTATTAAGTTGTATCGTGTACAGAGCACAATCTCACGCTGAAGTGCACTGATCTGTGTTGGATACAGCTGACTGTCAATTCTGGCAAAAATCTTGGAATCGTGG
This genomic stretch from Acipenser ruthenus chromosome 48, fAciRut3.2 maternal haplotype, whole genome shotgun sequence harbors:
- the LOC117970313 gene encoding phospholipase A and acyltransferase 4-like; this translates as MSKENPEYNVGDIISFNRGLYHHWGVYYGQEHGKHYVVNVSGGESNSKPLAITSKLVKEELNKVAGKSAYSVYKELDTHNKPRSPEQMKADMDKMIGTQIKYDPFGKNCQHFATQIRYGKEISPEGESAAKSVGKNLTDFRAEMDPFSVFGREKFKK